One region of Sphingomonas kaistensis genomic DNA includes:
- a CDS encoding dicarboxylate/amino acid:cation symporter, translating into MTDATAAPADRPKGPGGKSALLLMAALIVGLVLGILVAGMGDGIKEPLVQAAGLIGGLWLDALRMTVIPLIVALLIVGVVGGADAARAGGLAARAVAWFIGFYIFSALFGAIMTPALLSVFPLPQAAAQALQAGLAGVDQAATAAAVPTVADFFKTIIPPNPIAAAANDHILPLVFFTGVFAFALARVEPARRAGVLGFFEGVSDAMLRVIGWVLWLAPVGVLALAFAVGAGAGGSALGAVVHYVLIISALGVVLTLVGFGIAILVAGFAPAAFFKAITGPSVVALSTRSSLASLPAMLQGAADLRVRQRDADVVLPLAVALFRATGPAMNIGVALYVAHWLGVEISTTGYVAGIAVAAMASIGAVSLPGQISFVTSIAPISIALGVPIEPLALLLALETIPDTFRTLGNVVLDVAVTGVVSERGAVAEELLD; encoded by the coding sequence ATGACTGACGCAACCGCTGCGCCCGCCGACCGACCCAAGGGTCCCGGCGGCAAGAGTGCACTGCTGCTGATGGCGGCGCTGATCGTCGGCCTGGTGCTGGGGATCCTGGTCGCGGGCATGGGCGACGGGATCAAAGAGCCGCTGGTCCAGGCGGCCGGGCTGATCGGCGGCCTGTGGCTCGACGCGCTTCGGATGACGGTCATTCCGCTGATCGTCGCGCTGCTGATCGTCGGCGTCGTCGGGGGCGCCGATGCGGCGCGGGCCGGTGGCCTTGCTGCCCGTGCAGTCGCCTGGTTCATCGGTTTCTACATCTTCTCGGCCTTGTTCGGCGCGATCATGACCCCGGCGCTGCTCAGCGTCTTCCCGCTTCCGCAGGCCGCCGCACAGGCGCTCCAGGCTGGTCTTGCCGGAGTGGATCAGGCGGCCACCGCCGCTGCCGTCCCGACCGTGGCCGACTTCTTCAAGACGATCATCCCGCCCAACCCGATCGCGGCGGCGGCCAACGACCATATCCTGCCCTTGGTCTTCTTTACCGGGGTGTTCGCCTTCGCGCTCGCCAGGGTCGAGCCGGCGCGGCGGGCAGGCGTGCTGGGCTTCTTCGAAGGCGTGTCGGACGCCATGTTGCGGGTGATCGGCTGGGTCCTGTGGCTGGCCCCGGTCGGCGTGCTGGCGCTGGCCTTCGCGGTCGGCGCGGGGGCGGGCGGATCGGCGCTTGGCGCCGTGGTCCACTATGTCCTGATCATCTCCGCGCTGGGCGTGGTCCTGACCCTGGTCGGGTTCGGGATCGCAATCCTGGTCGCGGGCTTCGCACCCGCCGCCTTCTTCAAGGCGATCACCGGGCCTTCGGTGGTGGCGCTGTCGACCCGCTCGTCGCTCGCGTCATTGCCGGCGATGCTGCAAGGCGCCGCAGACCTGCGGGTCCGCCAGCGCGACGCCGACGTCGTCCTGCCGCTTGCCGTCGCGCTGTTCCGGGCAACGGGGCCGGCGATGAATATCGGCGTGGCGCTGTATGTCGCGCACTGGCTTGGCGTGGAGATCAGCACGACCGGCTATGTGGCGGGGATCGCGGTGGCCGCCATGGCCTCGATCGGTGCGGTGAGCCTCCCCGGGCAGATCAGCTTCGTCACCTCGATCGCACCGATCAGCATTGCGCTTGGTGTGCCGATCGAGCCGCTTGCGCTGCTGCTGGCGCTGGAAACCATTCCCGACACTTTCCGCACGCTCGGCAACGTCGTACTCGACGTGGCGGTGACCGGCGTGGTGTCGGAGCGCGGAGCGGTGGCGGAGGAATTACTGGACTAG
- a CDS encoding ferritin-like domain-containing protein, with amino-acid sequence MIGSDNKGVATLETLTTTLIDSVNGYRDAAQNAEGTRFQELFRRNADERSRIAEELRSEIRRLGGNAPDDGSFLGATHQRFLDLKAAVTGRDDKAIINEVERGEDYLKEKFEAALNATDVAPETRTIIERAYQSVRQGHDQISSLKHGLEA; translated from the coding sequence ATGATCGGTTCGGACAACAAGGGCGTCGCTACGCTCGAGACCCTCACCACCACCCTGATCGACAGCGTCAACGGCTATCGCGACGCCGCGCAGAACGCCGAGGGCACCCGGTTCCAGGAACTGTTCCGCCGCAACGCCGACGAGCGCAGCCGCATCGCCGAAGAGCTTCGCAGCGAAATCCGCCGTCTGGGCGGTAATGCGCCCGACGACGGCAGCTTCCTCGGCGCCACCCACCAGCGCTTCCTCGACCTCAAGGCTGCGGTCACCGGTCGTGACGACAAGGCGATCATCAACGAGGTCGAGCGCGGCGAGGACTATCTCAAGGAAAAGTTCGAGGCCGCGCTTAACGCCACCGACGTCGCGCCGGAAACCCGCACGATCATCGAGCGCGCTTATCAGTCGGTGCGCCAAGGCCACGACCAGATCAGCAGCCTGAAGCACGGCCTGGAGGCCTGA
- a CDS encoding DUF3597 domain-containing protein, which yields MGIFGKIKDAIFGHKDPGPGHRPTIPAGMAGGPPAQPQPSGGQAIGQADTQVQPAPAPASKEVDVEQVLADISTQRGNPDLNYKTSIVDLMKLLGIDSSLENRKELAQELGYTGELNGSAEMNIWLHKATMKQLAANGGRVPASFID from the coding sequence ATGGGTATCTTCGGCAAGATCAAGGACGCGATCTTCGGTCACAAGGATCCGGGACCGGGCCATCGCCCGACGATCCCGGCCGGGATGGCCGGCGGTCCGCCAGCCCAGCCGCAGCCGTCGGGAGGCCAAGCCATCGGTCAGGCCGACACGCAGGTTCAGCCCGCACCCGCACCCGCCTCCAAGGAAGTGGATGTCGAGCAGGTGCTTGCTGACATCAGCACCCAGCGCGGCAATCCCGACCTTAATTACAAGACGTCGATCGTCGACCTGATGAAGCTGCTCGGCATCGATTCCAGCCTCGAGAACCGCAAGGAACTCGCGCAGGAACTCGGTTACACCGGTGAGCTAAACGGCTCGGCGGAGATGAACATCTGGCTGCACAAAGCGACCATGAAGCAGCTTGCTGCCAATGGCGGCCGCGTGCCGGCGAGCTTCATCGACTGA
- a CDS encoding energy transducer TonB has translation MTMLLLALLGTAQAAAPRTPPLAHGRYIARPRANLASYVTSNDYPRDAIRAGQEGTTGFKLTIGPDGRVTSCVIEKSSGSASLDSTTCRIMASRARFEPALDAAGKPTSDTMSARITWRLPMRQTIPDLVVSSFSLAPDGTPSDCQMEVTMGGQVGRRAAPDCGATLSAQPYFEAIKKAANGTATRVTMEVRLIRDAAAPWPDLDGPGRRVISRELARLQVSQGGQVMGCSVLDYRPLPGPTVRACSVVGSRIGQYEVPGDSEMRMVVTTALADGPKR, from the coding sequence ATGACCATGCTCCTGCTTGCCTTGCTCGGGACTGCCCAGGCCGCGGCGCCCCGTACCCCGCCGCTTGCGCACGGTCGCTACATCGCGCGGCCGCGCGCGAACCTTGCGAGCTACGTCACGTCGAACGACTATCCGCGTGACGCGATCCGCGCCGGACAAGAGGGGACCACCGGCTTCAAGCTGACCATTGGGCCCGACGGGCGGGTGACCAGTTGCGTGATCGAAAAATCAAGCGGCTCGGCATCACTCGATTCGACGACTTGCCGCATCATGGCCAGCCGCGCTCGCTTCGAGCCGGCGCTGGACGCGGCAGGCAAGCCGACCAGCGACACGATGTCGGCGCGGATCACCTGGCGGCTGCCGATGCGACAGACCATTCCGGACCTGGTCGTCAGCAGTTTCAGCCTCGCCCCCGACGGCACGCCCAGCGATTGCCAGATGGAAGTGACCATGGGCGGGCAGGTCGGACGCCGTGCCGCGCCAGACTGCGGTGCCACGCTCTCGGCGCAGCCTTATTTCGAGGCGATCAAAAAAGCAGCGAACGGCACTGCGACGCGGGTGACGATGGAGGTCAGGTTGATCCGCGATGCTGCGGCGCCCTGGCCCGATCTGGACGGGCCAGGGCGGCGGGTAATCTCAAGGGAATTGGCCCGGTTGCAGGTCTCGCAAGGCGGGCAGGTGATGGGTTGCTCGGTGCTCGATTACCGGCCGCTTCCGGGGCCGACCGTTCGTGCCTGTTCGGTGGTCGGGTCGCGCATCGGGCAGTATGAGGTGCCGGGCGACAGCGAGATGCGCATGGTCGTCACGACGGCGCTTGCGGACGGGCCGAAGCGCTGA
- a CDS encoding DUF3140 domain-containing protein, whose amino-acid sequence MADTIDADERSDIRKAFTDAVNMSPSELEKWLDTDESREVGWKGEDGKGKGESVGHKSGKRIVDLLRTKVADLDEDDLAHMKKVAGYVHRHKAQKPAHPDGSRWEASLKNWGHDPAKG is encoded by the coding sequence ATGGCCGACACCATCGACGCCGACGAACGTAGCGACATCCGCAAAGCTTTCACGGACGCCGTCAACATGAGCCCGTCCGAGCTCGAGAAGTGGCTCGACACCGACGAGAGCAGGGAAGTCGGCTGGAAAGGCGAGGACGGCAAGGGCAAGGGAGAAAGCGTCGGTCACAAGTCGGGCAAGCGGATCGTCGACCTGCTTCGGACAAAGGTCGCCGATCTCGACGAGGACGATCTCGCCCACATGAAGAAGGTGGCGGGCTATGTTCACCGCCACAAGGCGCAGAAGCCAGCGCATCCCGACGGGTCGCGCTGGGAGGCCAGCCTCAAGAACTGGGGACATGATCCGGCCAAGGGCTGA